A portion of the Symphalangus syndactylus isolate Jambi chromosome 13, NHGRI_mSymSyn1-v2.1_pri, whole genome shotgun sequence genome contains these proteins:
- the LOC129459516 gene encoding LOW QUALITY PROTEIN: cationic amino acid transporter 3-like (The sequence of the model RefSeq protein was modified relative to this genomic sequence to represent the inferred CDS: deleted 1 base in 1 codon; substituted 1 base at 1 genomic stop codon) — MVSQNIRQFGPKLMRKRPLQLGQGGSEHHLSCCLKTLHLVALGVGSTLGAGVYVLAGEVAKEKAGPAIVICFLVAALTSMLSGLCYAEFGARVLCSGSASLYTYVTVGELVAFITGWNLLLSYLIGAASVAKAWSFVFDSLIGNHISHALQGTSLHVPQVLAKYPDFFALGLVLVLTGLLALGARESAWVSKVFTGVNLLVLSCVIVPGFIKGDLHNWQLTDADYKRAELEVNDTHSLGPLGSGGFVPFGFGRILHGAATCFFAFAGFDGIATTGEEALHPHRSIPLGIVTSIFICFLAYFGVSAALTLMVPYYLIRPENPLPEAFVHIGWAPIRYAVAVGTLCALSSSLLGAMFPTPRVLYSMAEDGLLFRGLARIHARTSTPVVATVVAGTVAAIMAFLCELSDLVNPSSIGTMLAYSLVAFSVLVLRYQPDQNFSKNEKPKEEVVEMNSVPKAKSPECVPEASSTPASLXSPVSTTPTPRSGRIVYGCAFLLGFTLCLQVPLLPVLPLVSISVNVYLMMQMITETWAQFGVWMLIGQADWLGPPAQLPHPGLSTLAGAPTLLWLQTVYRRLPTQRGLPPPGFRCPPPHPPGISAVTQRVPVCQPYPTGLGSSPRLPPPECSACTCWRVDR, encoded by the exons ATGGTCTCGCAGAATATTCGCCAGTTTGGTCCGAAGCTGATGCGCAAGCGGCCCCTGCAGCTGGGCCAGGGGGGCTCTGAGCATCACTTGTCTTGTTGTCTGAAGACCCTGCATCTGGTGGCCTTGGGTGTGGGCAGCACCCTGGGAGCGGGCGTGTATGTCCTGGCCGGAGAAGTGGCCAAAGAGAAAGCTGGACCAGCCATCGTCATCTGCTTCTTGGTGGCGGCCCTGACTTCTATGTTGTCTGGACTCTGCTATGCAGAGTTTGGGGCCCGGGTGTTGTGCTCCGGTTCCGCCTCTCTCTACACTTACGTCACAGTGGGTGAACTGGTGGCTTTCATCACCGGCTGGAACCTCTTACTCTCCTACCTCATTG GTGCCGCCAGCGTGGCCAAGGCCTGGAGCTTTGTATTTGACAGCCTGATCGGGAACCACATCTCCCATGCCCTGCAGGGCACTTCTCTGCACGTGCCTCAAGTCCTGGCCAAGTATCCAGACTTTTTTGCCCTGGGCCTGGTGTTGGTCCTCACTG GACTGCTGGCTCTGGGAGCTCGGGAGTCAGCCTGGGTTTCCAAAGTCTTCACAGGTGTGAACCTTTTGGTTCTGAGCTGCGTCATCGTCCCCGGCTTCATCAAGGGAGATCTGCACAACTGGCAACTCACGGACGCCGACTACAAACGGGCCGAGCTGGAGGTC AATGACACCCACAG CTTGGGCCCCCTGGGCTCTGGAGGGTTTGTGCCTTTTGGCTTTGGCAGGATTCTCCATGGAGCAGCCACGTGTTTCTTTGCATTTGCGGGTTTTGATGGCATCGCCACCACAG GCGAAGAAGCCCTTCACCCTCACCGCTCCATCCCCTTGGGCATCGTGACCTCGATCTTCATCTGCTTCTTGGCCTATTTTGGTGTCTCAGCGGCGCTCACCCTCATGGTGCCCTACTACCTGATACGTCCCGAGAACCCGTTGCCGGAGGCTTTTGTCCACATTGGATGGGCCCCCATCAGATATGCTGTGGCCGTCGGCACCCTCTGTGCCCTGTCCTCCAG CCTCCTGGGTGCCATGTTCCCCACGCCTCGCGTGCTCTACTCGATGGCTGAGGACGGGCTCCTTTTCCGCGGACTCGCCCGGATCCACGCCCGCACCAGCACCCCTGTGGTGGCCACTGTCGTTGCTGGGACCGTTGCAG CAATCATGGCTTTCCTGTGTGAGCTCAGTGACCTCGTGAACCCCTCGTCCATCGGGACCATGCTTGCTTACTCCTTGGTGGCCTTTTCTGTTCTTGTCCTCAG GTACCAGCCAGACCAGAATTTCAGCAAGAACGAGAAACCAAAGGAGGAAGTAGTTGAGATGAATTCTGTACCCAAAGCAAAATCCCCAGAATGTGTTCCCGAAGCGTCCAGCACTCCAGCGAGTCTGTAGAGCCCTGTcagcaccacccccacccccagatcGGGCCGCATCGTCTATGGATGTGCCTTTCTGCTTG GGTTCACTCTTTGCCTGCAGGTCCCCCTGTTGCCTGTCCTTCCATTGGTCAGCATCTCTGTGAATGTTTACCTGATGATGCAGATGATCACTGAGACCTGGGCCCAATTTGGAGTCTGGATGTTGATTG GCCAGGCTGACTGGCTTGGGCCCCCAGCACAGCTGCCCCACCCTGGCCTCAGCACCCTG GCTGGGGCCCCAACTTTACTGTGGCTCCAGACTGTCTACCGCAGGCTCCCCACCCAGAGGGGCttgccacctcctggcttccggtgcccacccccacaccccccaGGCATTTCAGCTGTGACCCAGAGAGTGCCTGTCTGCCAACCCTATCCGACAGGCCTGGGATCATCCCCCAGGCTCCCACCGCCGGAGTGCTCTGCCTGCACCTGCTGGAGAGTTGACCGGTGA